In Kwoniella pini CBS 10737 chromosome 2, complete sequence, the sequence TCTATATTAATATTAAATATCATaaagtcaaaatcattGAGATTGAATCTAATTGTCAAGTTGGGAAATTTAAAAAGGACATACCATTTTGAGATACTATTTCACCATTTGCAAGTTTCGCAGAATTCACTTTATAACCTTGTAAAACCATATTGAGATAATCACCTTATAAAAGATATGGTTTTGAACAAATATTTGttaattgattatgatCTTGTTTTCTCCAAATAACATCTGATTTCCGATATATTTTATGATCTATTGAAGCTTTAtcgaaaattgaaagaaaataatcatttgattattCGATTTTCCttcaaatatcattcattaaTCTTAAAAAAGCCCCGACAAAATCAATCGCAAGTCCGTAAATCTAATGTCTAGAGATCTATgtaatattgatattccaGATCTGTTCTGGATATAGTAGTTTGTTCTAGATTGAGATAAGATTtggataatttgatatttgatctCAATAATAGTGTAAATAAATATGTAGTAGGAacaatagaagaagaatggaagataccaaaatgaaattcGTTCGTTACGAATGCTACGCTTCGACGTGGTGCTTTTTAACctaaatttcaattttccttttctttcatccCACTTTGCACTTCAGTAGAACTATACACTTTGTCCTTGAAATACTATGTGTCGATAGCTCCGATCTCTTAGATACATGATCAACCTTTTCAAGCATGCATACATACCTCATTCGCGTGGAAAGTCACAGGATTGTCCGTTGTGATGTTACATCATGAGCGGAATCTACAATCGCGGATTATCCCGCATCAAATAGTACCTATTCTTGACCACTCATTGCTCAATTTAGGTTATGCATATGacaatatatatacaatcCGAACAAGTCAAatcaacaccttcttccttaCCTCTTTGGGAAACTAAAATCTAAACTGGAAAGCTATTTATTGTTTCACCCTCGAACCGATAGCTACCAACTTGGTAATCATATATTCCTCAGTACCTTGGTgtccaccttctttaccataACCAGATTCTTTGATACCACCGAATGGGATAACAGCTTGACTAATCAAACCAGTATTGGCACCTACCATACCAGTTTCTAAAGCTTCAGAAACTCTGAATACTctatcaacatcttcagaGAAGAAATATCCTGCTAATCCAACTTCAGAATTGTTTGCCTTTTCAATTACTTCCTCTTCTGTCTTAAATCTGAACAAAGCTGCTACAGGTCCAAAAGTCTCTTCGGATGCGATAAGCTATATTGGCAAAGACGTATGTTAGTTAATGAGTCGAGATAAATCAGAGTTGAAGCGGAGCCCGAACTCACACAGTTGTCTGGTACATCTGCCAAAACAGTAGGGATATATTCAGTTCCTTTACCCCTCTTTCCACCGACTAAGATCTTAGCTCCTTTCGAAACAGCATCTTGTACGTGCTACATTCAAATACAGATCAGCAATGAGCCTGTTTAACACTTCGAGGTTTCCCGTATCGAATTACGATACAAGGACTCACTTCTTCAACCTTATCAGCTTGTCTAGCATGGATCAAGGGACCATGTGTTACACCCTCATCGAATCCAGAACCAACTTTAAATTGTCCAACTCTCTCCGCAAGAGCTTTAGAAAATTTATGATAAATTCCATCTTGTACATAAATTCTATTGGCACAAACACAAGTTTGACCTGATCCTCTAAATTTACTTGCAATTGTACCTGCTACTGCTGTAGGAAGATCTGCATCATCAAAAACGATTAATGGAGCATTTCCACCTAATTCTAAAGacatctttttcaatgTTGATGTACATTGTTCCGCAAGTAATTTACCGACTCTTGTTGAACCGGTGAATGAAACTTTGTGAACCAAGGGATTTGTGCataattctttacctaCTTCTTGAAGGTTTTTGTCGGTTGTAATTACGTTGATCACTCCATCTGGAACTCCTGCCCGTCTGGCAAGCTAGTCAATACGCGTACTATCAGCTTTAGCCGTGGGATGTGAGGAAGGGGATTGGATAAGCTACTCACCTCAACAATAGCAAGTGTAGTGAAAGGGGTTTCACTTGGAACTTTAACTACACTGGTACAACCAACAGCTAAAGCAGGACCAAGTTTTCTAGCAATCATAGCTGCAGGGAAGTTCCAAGGTACGAGTAAAGCTACAACGCCGATAGGTTGCTTGATAGTGATGTTTCTTGTACCTGGTACAGAGCAAGGGATGGTTTCTCCATTTGTTCTAAGAGCTTCGGCAGCGAAccaagaaaagaaggaggCGGCATAATTGGCTTCTCCTAAAGCATCATTCCATGATTTACCATTCTCCCAAACGATCAATCTAGTGATATCATTGATGTTTGCCATGAATAATCTGTGTAATTCAGCGAGGTAAGTTTGTCGTTGAGCAGGAGATGTAGTCTTGTATGTTGAGAATGCTTTGTATGCTGCATCAATAGCTTGTTTGGTATCGGCGACTGTTTGATCTGGGCATGTACCGATTACTTTGCCTGATGCTGGGTCTGCGAAGATGAACCCATGCACATTAGTCATTAAGTCGGTGACATTCGCTCACCCTGCTGTAACAGATTGTGAAGAGTGAGGCATGATAAGGACGACTACGCACCATTGACTTCGAATGTGTTTCCAGACTCAGTATCTACCCATTTGCCACCAATGAGACCTTTTTGGATGAGTAAAGAGGGATCATCGAGACCGAGCTATATCAACTAACAAATAAGCTAATACGCCTTGGGGCACTGAACATCTATATATAGACCTTTGAATGATAAAACCCACGGGATTCTCGCTGGTTACTTTTGGCCAGTTTGACATATTTCTAATACTTGATACTTGCTTAGTCAAATTTAGGGAAGAAGTGATGGATAGTCTGGAAGAAGTGATGAGTGTTCTAGTAGCAGTCAAAGAGATAGTGGGTTTTATAAATCGATTCGAACTAGTTGATAATCTATTCAATGATAAGATCTTAGAAGGCATGATAATCCTTTTTCGAGTGTGAAAGCAGAAGAGTCAATGACAAATCCTTTGTTATGGACTTTTCGTGGGGGCTCGAATATTGAGGACAAGGAGGGACTAAGCTAAATGAGTAGACGAGAATAGGCAGAATACGGGAATGATTTAATCTTGTAAGAATGTCGTTTAAACGCCTttcctttcaatttcctcGTTTAAGCGACGGTTCATTGATATAAGCGCATTAAACGAGGATCATATCGTATCAAGTGGAGACTCCAGGTTTACGACTATTGATCGGACAACGCCGCTAAGTTCTTGATATCACGGTCACACGTTTAAGGAAATTAATCCCGATAAAGTCTTGATGAAGGGTTAGTTACCATCAATAATTAGATCATAGGAGATGACCGTCGGGGTATTATTACGAATGAATGCGCTATCTCCTCTTGAAGCAGTACACTGTCTAAGGAGCATAAGGTCAATCGGCCTTTTGTGTAGATAGATTCAGTTCAGTTCTTTTGCGAGGGAATCTTGGCTTGAAAgtaaatttggaaatttaaGAAGACGAGATGTCCTCAACACCTTTTAGGCGATCCGAAGAAATCTCCGAAACCAATCCTCTTCTTACCAATTCAATCGAAGATGCAaatgctgaagaagaaggattagatCGACCATTAGTTGAAAGACGATTATCACCAGCATGGCAATTTTGGAATCATCCTCCATTTCAGAAACGTGtaagatttgatgatgtaaCGGATACAAGGAGGTATTCTCAACatacagaagatgatgaatcaataTTACCAATATCGAATGAAAATGAGAATCATAAAATACATAAACATCATCATAGACCTTTATATCAAAAATATGGTCAATGGGTTATGTATATGATCTTAATACTTTTGGGTATGATTATAGGTACAATATTTTCAAGAGAATTTTGGAAGAGGaataatgaattaggtgATGGACCAATGGTTCCTCCAGTATGGACTTTACCACCAGTAAGCTTACATCCGGTTTCCAAAAGTAACCAATACTGTTCGATCGTGCAGTGCAAAAGGATCCGAGCTGATGAGAATTTGTAAATCAGCCAACTGGTTTACCACGTAATGAAGCTTATCTtattcaagctcaaaatggAGCCGTGGCATCAGAAGATAAAACATGTTCTGACCTGGGTTTATCAATTctaaaagataaaaatggATCAGCAGTAGATTCAGCTATAACGACAACACTTTGTATTGGTTTACTTAATGGATTTTCAAGTGGAattggaggtggtggatttATGGTTATTAGAATACCTCAAAtttataattcatcttttgaattagttgatgaattgataagtgaaggagaagaaaaagtgATTGCTATAGATTTTAGAGAAACTAGTCCTGataaaagtgaaaaagaaatgtaTGGAGAGAAAAAAGCTGGAAGAGTCGCTGCTCAAGTTGGAGGCTTGGCTGTTGGTGTTCCAGGTGAATTGAGGGGTTTGGAATTGGGTAAGTGTAATCAAGTTCTTCTCCTGTTATTGGCATACAGCACGATGGGATATTCAAGAGAGGTCGGTGAGGTATCGTGGAGTATAAGCTGATGTCATATTCTGGTATAGCTCATCAGATGTACGGTAAATTACCTTGGGAAGAGGTTGTTATGCCCGTAGCTGAATTGGCTAGAGGGTGGAGAGTTAGCAGGGAATTGGCAAGGAGATTAAGGGTCAGTCAATCACATATCTATATCAGCGAATATAAACTCAATACTAATCTGACTTGTTATTCAGCTCTTTGGGTAAGTGACCTGATATGAATTGGGCTTGCGTTGAGAATCGTTGGTTAAAAATGCTTTCACAGTCAATTTATGTTATCTTCACCAGCGTGGTCGGCAGTTTATGCACCACGTGGTACATTACTAGTAGAAGGAGAATACGTTCAGAGGATCAATTATGGAAAGACCCTCGAGGTGATTGCTCGAGAAGGTGCTCAAGCGTTCTATGAAGGTGAGATTGCAGCGAGTAGTATCGAAACCATCGGGTCTGCTGGTGGAGTTATGGATCTCGATGACGTGAGTACTATATTCCACGCTTGTATCCGGCCCAATGAGTTTCGTCAAAGTCATACAATAACGTCAAAGGACACGCGCTCATCGTGTCGAACATCTCTAGCTGAAAGGCTACAAAGCTCGGGCGTACACCGCCATTCATTCGAGGTTTATGGGCAAGGAAGTATATACAACTGATGTACCATCATCGTAAGCTTGGTTGATCAGAACCCGTTCAGCCCATATGCTAATATCGCTTTCAACCTGCAGGGGAGGTATCTTACTTGCTTTCCTCAGGCTGATTGAACCCTACAACATTCCTTTTACTGGTGGTCTGAAGAGCCCATTGAACGTCCACCGTCTCTTAGAAGGGATGAAATTCGCTTTTGGAGCTCGTAGTGAAATTACAGATCCTGCGCCGCAATTTGGAGGGAATCTGACCAGGTTTGAGGAATTTTATAAAGGCGACTGGGCAGatgagaagagaaagatgtTAGACGATGTGAGCTCAACTTTCAGTCACTTGCCAATGATACTTTCTCAATTGGCGCTGATATCTGCTGGTGCGCTGTCTGCATCCAGAATCGAACTCACCCAATTGAATATTATGGATTGCAACATGACACTCCCATAGATCACGGTACGACTCATCTGAGCGTCCTCGATCAATGGGGTGGTGGAGCAAGTGTTACTTCGACTGTGAGTCATGTCCGACCTCTGTATTACTTGTACTTCGCAGTATGGTCAGACTTACGTGGCTACACATTataggtgaatttgatatggGGAAGTCATGTTATGGATCCTAAGACAGGTATAATATTCAATGATGAGcaaggtgaatttgatatcaCGTTTTTTCTCCTTCGCGATGCGGACGTCGAGCTGATTATCGGTGACATCGCGCGGTGTAGACGATTTCTCTGTACCTGGAGCAGCAGATGCATTTGGATTATGGCCTAGTCCATGGAATTATCCTCAACCAGgaaagaggtgagtttataTATTCTCCAAAAAACTGTAATATTGAGTTGACCATTGTTCGTTCTTCACAGACCTctatcttcaacatcagCGGCAATCTTATTGACACCCGCAACCAAGcaatcaccttcaagtaTATACGCTGTGATAGGTGGTTCAGGAGGATCAAGAATCTTCCCTTCGATTCTACAAGTGTTACTTAATTTATTCTCAGGAATGGACATATCACAATCTATAGAAGCTTGTAGAGTTCATAATCAGATTGTACCTCCTCTTACAACTATTGAAGTTGGACCTGAAGGTTCACCTGAggaaatcatcaaagatttaaaagaaagaggtCAAGAGGTAGGGGAATTTGATGTGAATATCGGTATAAGTGAAGGTGAGTCTACGTGTTTACTACTTTAGCAAGCATGGTGAATTGCTTTTCAAGAACTGATCACTGATCGTCAACTATTTCGCCTTTTATTCGCAGTCCAAGCGATCGTTATTGAGAATGGGACTATCTGGGCTGCTAGTGATTCAAGGAAGAACGGTGTTGCCGCTGGTTATTGAGTCATTCTATCAAAGATATCTTTCCGCCTCTTTCTATAGAATATATAGACGAGTTTACACAAAGCCCGGAAGGGAGAGTTGCTTCATGTATAGTTGATCCTCGAGTAGTTTAGTTGTTCAGGAACGTGTCATGTTTTGACTTTTACCCTGAATGCTAATCGTTAGGCTGTTTCAGATTGCTTCCTCCTTATTGTCTTTTGTTCTCTCTCCATCTGAGATTTGATCAAGTACTCCCATTCATCCTCAAGGTAAACATGCCCGATTCCACTTGAACATCGCTGGACGAGGGAGCTCGAAGCTTAGTTGGATGGACGCATAACACTGCCGCTTTCTCGTTACCATTCGTCGATCCGATAAATTGGACGAAAG encodes:
- a CDS encoding gamma-glutamyltransferase, giving the protein MSSTPFRRSEEISETNPLLTNSIEDANAEEEGLDRPLVERRLSPAWQFWNHPPFQKRVRFDDVTDTRRYSQHTEDDESILPISNENENHKIHKHHHRPLYQKYGQWVMYMILILLGMIIGTIFSREFWKRNNELGDGPMVPPVWTLPPPTGLPRNEAYLIQAQNGAVASEDKTCSDLGLSILKDKNGSAVDSAITTTLCIGLLNGFSSGIGGGGFMVIRIPQIYNSSFELVDELISEGEEKVIAIDFRETSPDKSEKEMYGEKKAGRVAAQVGGLAVGVPGELRGLELAHQMYGKLPWEEVVMPVAELARGWRVSRELARRLRLFGQFMLSSPAWSAVYAPRGTLLVEGEYVQRINYGKTLEVIAREGAQAFYEGEIAASSIETIGSAGGVMDLDDLKGYKARAYTAIHSRFMGKEVYTTDVPSSGGILLAFLRLIEPYNIPFTGGLKSPLNVHRLLEGMKFAFGARSEITDPAPQFGGNLTRFEEFYKGDWADEKRKMLDDNRTHPIEYYGLQHDTPIDHGTTHLSVLDQWGGGASVTSTVNLIWGSHVMDPKTGIIFNDEQDDFSVPGAADAFGLWPSPWNYPQPGKRPLSSTSAAILLTPATKQSPSSIYAVIGGSGGSRIFPSILQVLLNLFSGMDISQSIEACRVHNQIVPPLTTIEVGPEGSPEEIIKDLKERGQEVGEFDVNIGISEVQAIVIENGTIWAASDSRKNGVAAGY